A section of the Corvus hawaiiensis isolate bCorHaw1 chromosome 16, bCorHaw1.pri.cur, whole genome shotgun sequence genome encodes:
- the PGAP6 gene encoding post-GPI attachment to proteins factor 6 isoform X2: MAGAAGPPLPRLLLLLLQLLALPAGRGNRTGPDSLYVSEYFSQSAQKLSFYSWYGNAKLFHFHVPEDTVLLRWLLQASRGKGPECTSMEITVHFRHGAPPVINPLGTRFPANATVRPSYNISITLSSAVQNTTFVNVTTPAAGDWFIAAHLPEAAGRIEVKGFSTPCPYMFQADMFVLRLTDMPVLEPGVPMPHTVVSPAKPLHVKVFVPKHASGMRFQLSSCVTSEQRACNVRVLLGSITLPQSFQRSLTCTGSINCSLALDSPPWEKWLQIMVESLGTTNASVSLEMLASFTVCRPGSTSSFLNFISLNQSQAGARPGAAGSSAPAAGEAPHNVSSQRSSCLQSQPVVREDLDVVSVRYRLLNGPSVPVNSLSPTVLLLNLNTGMDSGGSLVVNLLLNKTSVSLANATVVACVSAASPVLSLNATQNCSTAFSQGYPLSVSTSSGEAMLIVLYPQTDDWFLSLQLLCPRGQGDCTSAEAKVTVFAYLTPCFNDCGPYGQCSLLRRHGYLYAGCSCKAGWGGWSCTDDTKAQTVGAQNLATLLLTLSNLMFLPAIAVAVYRYYLVEASVYTYTMFFSTFYHACDQPGVAVMCIMDYDTLQYCDFLGSVVSIWVTILCMARVKKILKYVLFVLGTLLIAMSLQLDRRGVWNMMGPCLFALVIMVTAWVHHGAKRRHCYPSSWKRWVFYLLPGITLAFIAISVYAFMETNENYFYTHSIWHVLVACSVAFLLPPRDKHKKPWAWSQKLTCRYQICQNDREELYAVT, from the exons ACGTTGGCTCCTGCAGGCATCCCGGGGGAAAGGCCCTGAGTGCACCAGCATGGAGATCACTGT GCACTTTCGCCACGGAGCCCCTCCCGTCATTAACCCGCTGGGCACTCGCTTTCCTGCCAACGCCACTGTCCGTCCCTCCTACAACATCAGCATCAccctcagcagtgctgtgcaaaACACCACCTTTGTGAATGTCACCAcccctgctgctggggactGGTTCATTGCTGCCCACCTGCCCGAGGCTGCGGGCAGGATTGAGGTGAAG GGTTTCTCCACTCCATGCCCCTATATGTTCCAGGCAGATATGTTTGTGCTCAGACTCACTGATATGCCTGTCCTGGAGCCTGGTGTCCCCATGCCACACACCGTTGTCTCGCCTGCTAAGCCACTGCATGTCAA GGTCTTCGTTCCCAAACACGCTTCAGGGATGCGGttccagctgagcagctgcGTCACCAGCGAGCAGAGAGCCTGCAACGTGCGGGTGCTGCTGGGCTCCATCACCCTGCCCCAGTCCTTCCAGAGGAGCCTCACCTGCACCGGGAGCATCAActgcagcctggccctggaTTCGCCCCCCTGGGAGAAGTGGCTGCAGATCATGGTGGAGAGTCTCGGCACCACCAATGCCAGCGTGTCCCTGGAGATGCTGGCTTCTTTCACAG TTTGCAGACCAGGAAGCACCAGTTCTTTCCTTAACTTCATCAGCCTAAACCAGAGCCAGGCTGGTGCCAgaccaggagcagcaggcagctctgctccagctgctggagaggctcCACACAACGTGTCCAGCCAGCggagctcctgcctgcagagccagcccgTCGTGAGGGAGGACCTGGACGTGGTGTCCGTGCGCTACCGGCTCTTGAACGGTCCCAGTGTGCCCGTGAACTCCCTGTCCCCCACCGTCCTCCTGCTCAACCTGAACACGGGCATGGACAGCGGGGGATCGCTCGTGGTCAATCTGCTGCTTAACAAG ACGTCTGTGAGCCTGGCCAATGCCACCGTGGTAGCCTGTGTGAGTGCTGCTTCACCAGTGCTGTCCCTCAACGccacacagaactgcagcacAG ctttttcccAGGGCTACCCTCTGAGTGTGAGCACGTCCTCTGGGGAAGCGATGCTGATTGTCCTGTACCCACAGACTGATGACTggttcctgtccctgcagctcctctgccccagGGGACAGGG GGACTGTACCAGTGCAGAAGCCAAAGTGACAGTGTTCGCGTACCTCACGCCCTGCTTCAACGACTGCGGGCCCTACGGGCAGTGCAGCCTCCTGCGCAGACACGGCTACCTCtatgctggctgcagctgcaagGCTG GTTGGGGCGGCTGGAGCTGCACGGATGACACCAAGGCCCAGACCGTGGGTGCACAGAACTTGGCCACGCTCCTGCTCACCCTGAGCAACCTCATGTTCCTGCCCGCCATTGCAGTCGCTGTCTATCGCTACTACCTGGTGGAGGCCTCTGTCTACACCTACACCATGTTCTTCTCCACG TTCTACCACGCGTGTGACCAGCCAGGCGTGGCTGTGATGTGCATCATGGACTACGACACCCTGCAGTACTGCGACTTCCTGGGCTCCGTGGTGTCCATCTGGGTCACCATCCTGTGCATGGCCCGTGTGAAGAAGATCCTGAAATAC GTCCTTTTCGTCTTGGGGACCTTGTTAATTGCcatgtccctgcagctggaccGCAGAGGGGTGTGGAACATGATGGGTCCCTGCCTCTTCGCCCTTGTCATCATGGTTACAGCGTGG GTTCACCACGGAGCGAAGCGCAGGCACTGTTACCCCTCCTCGTGGAAGCGCTGGGTTTTCTACCTCCTTCCAGGGATCACCTTGGCTTTCATTGCCATCTCAGTGTACGCTTTCATGGAAACCAATGAGAACTATTTCTACACCCACAGCATCTGGCACGTGCTGGTGGCTTGCAGTGTCGCTTTCTTGCTCCCTCCTCGGGACAAGCATAAGAAGCCCTGGGCCTGGTCCCAGAAGCTCACGTGTCGCTATCAGATCTGCCAGAACGACCGTGAGGAGCTCTATGCTGTGACCTGA
- the PGAP6 gene encoding post-GPI attachment to proteins factor 6 isoform X3, whose translation MDESGAFGRPVGLRSRGDCAPPPRSFCGGGEVWGDSLYVSEYFSQSAQKLSFYSWYGNAKLFHFHVPEDTVLLRWLLQASRGKGPECTSMEITVHFRHGAPPVINPLGTRFPANATVRPSYNISITLSSAVQNTTFVNVTTPAAGDWFIAAHLPEAAGRIEVKADMFVLRLTDMPVLEPGVPMPHTVVSPAKPLHVKVFVPKHASGMRFQLSSCVTSEQRACNVRVLLGSITLPQSFQRSLTCTGSINCSLALDSPPWEKWLQIMVESLGTTNASVSLEMLASFTVCRPGSTSSFLNFISLNQSQAGARPGAAGSSAPAAGEAPHNVSSQRSSCLQSQPVVREDLDVVSVRYRLLNGPSVPVNSLSPTVLLLNLNTGMDSGGSLVVNLLLNKTSVSLANATVVACVSAASPVLSLNATQNCSTAFSQGYPLSVSTSSGEAMLIVLYPQTDDWFLSLQLLCPRGQGDCTSAEAKVTVFAYLTPCFNDCGPYGQCSLLRRHGYLYAGCSCKAGWGGWSCTDDTKAQTVGAQNLATLLLTLSNLMFLPAIAVAVYRYYLVEASVYTYTMFFSTFYHACDQPGVAVMCIMDYDTLQYCDFLGSVVSIWVTILCMARVKKILKYVLFVLGTLLIAMSLQLDRRGVWNMMGPCLFALVIMVTAWVHHGAKRRHCYPSSWKRWVFYLLPGITLAFIAISVYAFMETNENYFYTHSIWHVLVACSVAFLLPPRDKHKKPWAWSQKLTCRYQICQNDREELYAVT comes from the exons ACGTTGGCTCCTGCAGGCATCCCGGGGGAAAGGCCCTGAGTGCACCAGCATGGAGATCACTGT GCACTTTCGCCACGGAGCCCCTCCCGTCATTAACCCGCTGGGCACTCGCTTTCCTGCCAACGCCACTGTCCGTCCCTCCTACAACATCAGCATCAccctcagcagtgctgtgcaaaACACCACCTTTGTGAATGTCACCAcccctgctgctggggactGGTTCATTGCTGCCCACCTGCCCGAGGCTGCGGGCAGGATTGAGGTGAAG GCAGATATGTTTGTGCTCAGACTCACTGATATGCCTGTCCTGGAGCCTGGTGTCCCCATGCCACACACCGTTGTCTCGCCTGCTAAGCCACTGCATGTCAA GGTCTTCGTTCCCAAACACGCTTCAGGGATGCGGttccagctgagcagctgcGTCACCAGCGAGCAGAGAGCCTGCAACGTGCGGGTGCTGCTGGGCTCCATCACCCTGCCCCAGTCCTTCCAGAGGAGCCTCACCTGCACCGGGAGCATCAActgcagcctggccctggaTTCGCCCCCCTGGGAGAAGTGGCTGCAGATCATGGTGGAGAGTCTCGGCACCACCAATGCCAGCGTGTCCCTGGAGATGCTGGCTTCTTTCACAG TTTGCAGACCAGGAAGCACCAGTTCTTTCCTTAACTTCATCAGCCTAAACCAGAGCCAGGCTGGTGCCAgaccaggagcagcaggcagctctgctccagctgctggagaggctcCACACAACGTGTCCAGCCAGCggagctcctgcctgcagagccagcccgTCGTGAGGGAGGACCTGGACGTGGTGTCCGTGCGCTACCGGCTCTTGAACGGTCCCAGTGTGCCCGTGAACTCCCTGTCCCCCACCGTCCTCCTGCTCAACCTGAACACGGGCATGGACAGCGGGGGATCGCTCGTGGTCAATCTGCTGCTTAACAAG ACGTCTGTGAGCCTGGCCAATGCCACCGTGGTAGCCTGTGTGAGTGCTGCTTCACCAGTGCTGTCCCTCAACGccacacagaactgcagcacAG ctttttcccAGGGCTACCCTCTGAGTGTGAGCACGTCCTCTGGGGAAGCGATGCTGATTGTCCTGTACCCACAGACTGATGACTggttcctgtccctgcagctcctctgccccagGGGACAGGG GGACTGTACCAGTGCAGAAGCCAAAGTGACAGTGTTCGCGTACCTCACGCCCTGCTTCAACGACTGCGGGCCCTACGGGCAGTGCAGCCTCCTGCGCAGACACGGCTACCTCtatgctggctgcagctgcaagGCTG GTTGGGGCGGCTGGAGCTGCACGGATGACACCAAGGCCCAGACCGTGGGTGCACAGAACTTGGCCACGCTCCTGCTCACCCTGAGCAACCTCATGTTCCTGCCCGCCATTGCAGTCGCTGTCTATCGCTACTACCTGGTGGAGGCCTCTGTCTACACCTACACCATGTTCTTCTCCACG TTCTACCACGCGTGTGACCAGCCAGGCGTGGCTGTGATGTGCATCATGGACTACGACACCCTGCAGTACTGCGACTTCCTGGGCTCCGTGGTGTCCATCTGGGTCACCATCCTGTGCATGGCCCGTGTGAAGAAGATCCTGAAATAC GTCCTTTTCGTCTTGGGGACCTTGTTAATTGCcatgtccctgcagctggaccGCAGAGGGGTGTGGAACATGATGGGTCCCTGCCTCTTCGCCCTTGTCATCATGGTTACAGCGTGG GTTCACCACGGAGCGAAGCGCAGGCACTGTTACCCCTCCTCGTGGAAGCGCTGGGTTTTCTACCTCCTTCCAGGGATCACCTTGGCTTTCATTGCCATCTCAGTGTACGCTTTCATGGAAACCAATGAGAACTATTTCTACACCCACAGCATCTGGCACGTGCTGGTGGCTTGCAGTGTCGCTTTCTTGCTCCCTCCTCGGGACAAGCATAAGAAGCCCTGGGCCTGGTCCCAGAAGCTCACGTGTCGCTATCAGATCTGCCAGAACGACCGTGAGGAGCTCTATGCTGTGACCTGA
- the PGAP6 gene encoding post-GPI attachment to proteins factor 6 isoform X1 encodes MDESGAFGRPVGLRSRGDCAPPPRSFCGGGEVWGDSLYVSEYFSQSAQKLSFYSWYGNAKLFHFHVPEDTVLLRWLLQASRGKGPECTSMEITVHFRHGAPPVINPLGTRFPANATVRPSYNISITLSSAVQNTTFVNVTTPAAGDWFIAAHLPEAAGRIEVKGFSTPCPYMFQADMFVLRLTDMPVLEPGVPMPHTVVSPAKPLHVKVFVPKHASGMRFQLSSCVTSEQRACNVRVLLGSITLPQSFQRSLTCTGSINCSLALDSPPWEKWLQIMVESLGTTNASVSLEMLASFTVCRPGSTSSFLNFISLNQSQAGARPGAAGSSAPAAGEAPHNVSSQRSSCLQSQPVVREDLDVVSVRYRLLNGPSVPVNSLSPTVLLLNLNTGMDSGGSLVVNLLLNKTSVSLANATVVACVSAASPVLSLNATQNCSTAFSQGYPLSVSTSSGEAMLIVLYPQTDDWFLSLQLLCPRGQGDCTSAEAKVTVFAYLTPCFNDCGPYGQCSLLRRHGYLYAGCSCKAGWGGWSCTDDTKAQTVGAQNLATLLLTLSNLMFLPAIAVAVYRYYLVEASVYTYTMFFSTFYHACDQPGVAVMCIMDYDTLQYCDFLGSVVSIWVTILCMARVKKILKYVLFVLGTLLIAMSLQLDRRGVWNMMGPCLFALVIMVTAWVHHGAKRRHCYPSSWKRWVFYLLPGITLAFIAISVYAFMETNENYFYTHSIWHVLVACSVAFLLPPRDKHKKPWAWSQKLTCRYQICQNDREELYAVT; translated from the exons ACGTTGGCTCCTGCAGGCATCCCGGGGGAAAGGCCCTGAGTGCACCAGCATGGAGATCACTGT GCACTTTCGCCACGGAGCCCCTCCCGTCATTAACCCGCTGGGCACTCGCTTTCCTGCCAACGCCACTGTCCGTCCCTCCTACAACATCAGCATCAccctcagcagtgctgtgcaaaACACCACCTTTGTGAATGTCACCAcccctgctgctggggactGGTTCATTGCTGCCCACCTGCCCGAGGCTGCGGGCAGGATTGAGGTGAAG GGTTTCTCCACTCCATGCCCCTATATGTTCCAGGCAGATATGTTTGTGCTCAGACTCACTGATATGCCTGTCCTGGAGCCTGGTGTCCCCATGCCACACACCGTTGTCTCGCCTGCTAAGCCACTGCATGTCAA GGTCTTCGTTCCCAAACACGCTTCAGGGATGCGGttccagctgagcagctgcGTCACCAGCGAGCAGAGAGCCTGCAACGTGCGGGTGCTGCTGGGCTCCATCACCCTGCCCCAGTCCTTCCAGAGGAGCCTCACCTGCACCGGGAGCATCAActgcagcctggccctggaTTCGCCCCCCTGGGAGAAGTGGCTGCAGATCATGGTGGAGAGTCTCGGCACCACCAATGCCAGCGTGTCCCTGGAGATGCTGGCTTCTTTCACAG TTTGCAGACCAGGAAGCACCAGTTCTTTCCTTAACTTCATCAGCCTAAACCAGAGCCAGGCTGGTGCCAgaccaggagcagcaggcagctctgctccagctgctggagaggctcCACACAACGTGTCCAGCCAGCggagctcctgcctgcagagccagcccgTCGTGAGGGAGGACCTGGACGTGGTGTCCGTGCGCTACCGGCTCTTGAACGGTCCCAGTGTGCCCGTGAACTCCCTGTCCCCCACCGTCCTCCTGCTCAACCTGAACACGGGCATGGACAGCGGGGGATCGCTCGTGGTCAATCTGCTGCTTAACAAG ACGTCTGTGAGCCTGGCCAATGCCACCGTGGTAGCCTGTGTGAGTGCTGCTTCACCAGTGCTGTCCCTCAACGccacacagaactgcagcacAG ctttttcccAGGGCTACCCTCTGAGTGTGAGCACGTCCTCTGGGGAAGCGATGCTGATTGTCCTGTACCCACAGACTGATGACTggttcctgtccctgcagctcctctgccccagGGGACAGGG GGACTGTACCAGTGCAGAAGCCAAAGTGACAGTGTTCGCGTACCTCACGCCCTGCTTCAACGACTGCGGGCCCTACGGGCAGTGCAGCCTCCTGCGCAGACACGGCTACCTCtatgctggctgcagctgcaagGCTG GTTGGGGCGGCTGGAGCTGCACGGATGACACCAAGGCCCAGACCGTGGGTGCACAGAACTTGGCCACGCTCCTGCTCACCCTGAGCAACCTCATGTTCCTGCCCGCCATTGCAGTCGCTGTCTATCGCTACTACCTGGTGGAGGCCTCTGTCTACACCTACACCATGTTCTTCTCCACG TTCTACCACGCGTGTGACCAGCCAGGCGTGGCTGTGATGTGCATCATGGACTACGACACCCTGCAGTACTGCGACTTCCTGGGCTCCGTGGTGTCCATCTGGGTCACCATCCTGTGCATGGCCCGTGTGAAGAAGATCCTGAAATAC GTCCTTTTCGTCTTGGGGACCTTGTTAATTGCcatgtccctgcagctggaccGCAGAGGGGTGTGGAACATGATGGGTCCCTGCCTCTTCGCCCTTGTCATCATGGTTACAGCGTGG GTTCACCACGGAGCGAAGCGCAGGCACTGTTACCCCTCCTCGTGGAAGCGCTGGGTTTTCTACCTCCTTCCAGGGATCACCTTGGCTTTCATTGCCATCTCAGTGTACGCTTTCATGGAAACCAATGAGAACTATTTCTACACCCACAGCATCTGGCACGTGCTGGTGGCTTGCAGTGTCGCTTTCTTGCTCCCTCCTCGGGACAAGCATAAGAAGCCCTGGGCCTGGTCCCAGAAGCTCACGTGTCGCTATCAGATCTGCCAGAACGACCGTGAGGAGCTCTATGCTGTGACCTGA
- the MRPL28 gene encoding 39S ribosomal protein L28, mitochondrial, protein MPLHRFPPRLWAAMRMREGICARLPQHYLASLQDDTPPTPVHWQPHGLRYRRNPRTGERERVQDVPVPVYFPPAANEGLWGGEGWIRGFRYARNDKLSTRLPKTWKPQLFERQFYSEILDATLTITVTMRTLDLIDAAFGFDFYILKTPKVDMCSKLGMDLKRTMLLRLARRDPELHPNDPARREAIYDKYKEFVIPEEEAEWVGLSLEEAIEKQRLLEKKDPVPLFKVYAEELVSQLKEQQQAVQKQ, encoded by the exons ATGCCGCTGCACCGGTTCCCGCCACGGCTCTGGGCCGCGATGCGGATGCGGGAGGGCATCTGCGCCCGGCTGCCGCAGCACTACCTGGCCTCGCTTCAGGACGACACGCCGCCCACCCCCGTGCACTGGCAGCCGCACGGCCTGCGCTACCGGCGGAACCCGCGCACCGGCGAGCGCGAGCGCGTGCAGGACGTGCCGGTGCCCGTGTACTTCCCGCCGGCCGCCAACGAGGGGCTCTGGGGCGGCGAGGGATGGATCCGCGGCTTCCGCTACGCGCGCAACGACAAG CTCTCCACCAGGCTGCCCAAGACGTGGAAGCCGCAGCTCTTCGAGCGGCAGTTCTACAGCGAGATCCTGGACGCCACGCTGACCATCACCGTCACCATGCGCACGCTCGACCTCATCGACGCCGCCTTCGGCTTCGACTTCTACATCCTCAAG ACTCCCAAGGTTGACATGTGCTCCAAGCTCGGGATGGATTTGAAGCGGACGATGCTGCTGCGCCTGGCCCGGAGGGATCCTGAGCTGCATCCCAATGATCCAGCCAGGAGAGAGGCCATCTATGACAAGTACAAA GAATTTGTGATCCCAGAAGAAGAAGCTGAATGGGTTGGCTTGAGTTTGGAAGAAGCCATCGAAAAACAGAGGCTCCTGGAAAAAAAG GACCCTGTCCCACTCTTCAAGGTGTATGCTGAAGAGCTCGTCAGCCAGCTGAAAGAACAGCAACAGGCAGTGCAGAAGCAGTAG